A region of Plantactinospora sp. BC1 DNA encodes the following proteins:
- a CDS encoding family 43 glycosylhydrolase: MGRKNFRPLAVVLSLSLLGGLFHQLPAQAANKNPVIKGLYADPNIAVFNGRYYVYPTTDGFAGWSSSKFTAFSSTDLVNWTNHGTILDLGPGVSWADSRAWAPAIAQKNGTYYYYFSADTNIGVATSSSPTGPFKDALGRPLVKAGQYSGQAIDPAVFTDTNGTSYLYWGQGTGHVAQLNSNMTSFSGTVRDFKPSGYNEAPLVIKRNSTYYLLWSENDTRSDNYQVAYATGSSPTGPWTKRGVILQKNTSLGILGTGHQSVVKAPNSDTWYIAYHRFRVPGGDGTHRETCVDQLRFNSDGTIQKVSPTL, from the coding sequence ATGGGCCGTAAGAACTTTCGCCCCCTGGCCGTCGTGCTCAGCCTGAGCCTGCTCGGTGGCCTGTTCCATCAGCTGCCGGCCCAGGCCGCGAACAAGAATCCCGTGATCAAGGGCCTGTACGCCGATCCGAACATCGCCGTCTTCAACGGGCGCTACTACGTCTATCCCACCACGGACGGCTTCGCCGGCTGGAGCAGCAGCAAGTTCACGGCGTTCTCCTCCACCGACCTGGTCAACTGGACCAACCACGGCACGATCCTGGACCTGGGACCGGGGGTCAGCTGGGCCGACAGCCGCGCCTGGGCCCCTGCCATAGCCCAGAAGAACGGCACCTATTACTACTACTTCAGCGCCGACACCAACATCGGGGTGGCTACCTCCAGCAGCCCGACCGGGCCGTTCAAGGATGCCCTGGGCAGGCCGCTGGTCAAGGCGGGGCAATACAGTGGCCAGGCGATCGACCCGGCCGTCTTCACCGACACCAACGGCACGTCGTACCTGTACTGGGGTCAGGGCACCGGGCACGTGGCGCAGCTCAACTCGAACATGACCTCTTTCAGCGGTACGGTGCGCGACTTCAAGCCCAGCGGCTACAACGAGGCTCCGCTCGTCATCAAGCGCAACTCGACGTATTACCTCCTGTGGTCGGAGAACGACACCCGTAGCGACAACTACCAGGTCGCCTACGCCACCGGCTCGTCACCGACCGGGCCGTGGACCAAGCGGGGTGTGATCCTGCAGAAGAACACCTCCCTGGGCATCCTGGGCACCGGGCACCAATCGGTCGTCAAGGCTCCGAACTCCGACACGTGGTACATCGCCTACCACCGATTCCGGGTCCCGGGCGGCGACGGAACCCACCGGGAGACCTGCGTCGACCAACTGAGGTTCAACTCCGACGGCACCATCCAGAAGGTATCGCCGACGCTCTGA
- a CDS encoding family 43 glycosylhydrolase, with protein sequence MKKASAIFTVILGLLAVGQPAQAAPVTRYPGTVWHDTSGNVIQAHGGGITKVGNTYYWLGEDKTNGSPFQNIKCYSSTDFKNWVFVRNVLTRQSSGDLGPNRIVERPHVIYNSSTSMYVMYMHIDNTNYSERKAGVATSSSVCGAYTYRGSFKPAGHDSLDDTLFLDGSTGYLISEDRTNQALQIYRLSPDFLSVSALVKTLPQYESPAMVKIGGIYYLFGSHLTGWSTNDNQYATATSITGTWSSWRSFAPSGTNTCNSQTTWIQPVAGSSRTSYIFMGDRWNSGNLTDSRYQWQPLTISGTTASITCRDSWTIDTATGVTG encoded by the coding sequence ATGAAAAAAGCGTCTGCCATCTTCACGGTGATCCTCGGCCTCCTCGCGGTCGGCCAGCCGGCCCAGGCCGCGCCCGTGACCCGGTATCCCGGCACGGTGTGGCACGACACCTCGGGGAACGTCATCCAGGCCCACGGCGGCGGCATCACCAAGGTCGGAAACACGTATTACTGGCTGGGCGAGGACAAGACCAACGGCTCACCGTTCCAGAACATCAAGTGCTACTCCTCGACCGACTTCAAGAACTGGGTCTTCGTCCGTAACGTGCTGACCCGGCAGTCCAGCGGCGACCTCGGACCCAACCGGATCGTTGAGCGACCCCACGTGATCTACAACAGCAGCACGTCCATGTACGTGATGTACATGCACATCGACAACACCAACTACTCCGAGCGGAAAGCCGGCGTGGCCACCAGCAGCAGCGTCTGCGGCGCCTACACCTACCGGGGCAGCTTCAAGCCGGCCGGCCACGACAGCCTCGACGACACCCTGTTCCTCGACGGCAGCACCGGCTACCTCATCAGCGAGGACCGCACCAACCAGGCCCTGCAGATCTACCGGCTGTCGCCGGACTTCCTCAGCGTGTCCGCCCTGGTGAAGACCCTGCCGCAGTACGAGTCACCGGCCATGGTCAAGATCGGTGGTATCTACTACCTCTTCGGGTCACACCTGACCGGCTGGTCCACCAACGACAACCAGTACGCCACCGCGACATCGATCACGGGCACCTGGTCGTCCTGGCGCAGCTTCGCCCCGTCCGGGACCAACACCTGCAACTCGCAGACGACCTGGATCCAGCCGGTCGCCGGCTCCAGCCGGACCAGCTACATCTTCATGGGCGACCGGTGGAACTCGGGCAACCTCACCGACTCGCGTTACCAGTGGCAGCCGCTGACCATCAGCGGCACGACTGCCTCGATCACCTGCCGTGACTCATGGACCATCGACACCGCGACCGGCGTCACCGGATAA
- a CDS encoding DUF5695 domain-containing protein, with translation MPITRRRKRAHSMGLGGPPARTGRPQLVVSVVVSIAATLIVVAPAQPAAAATLSLSSGSFNVQVESTTGGVYQLSNPSDPFRTNYVINPTSRPAFNINDSRWLGDMVFSARKGAATTSTSMNTALSDDIRTVTSGTNNITVAYSGTAAHTNGINGFGLTESYSLGGTSNSQLNWTIRIRNTSTTPIEFRDIGFPLLMDGYWKSNDQTAIYEQNVGRHSFVADDGSYIYWQRPNGIGPFLVMTPQDGTSLEFKDKARAGEGPFGESDPAWEGLVEYFIHSKDISVARSTKSAAYLPSTSLTLAAGAEKTYGFTFQWASNYADLQNVLYNAGVVDAVSLPGMVVPTDTKARLAVRARAGITSVVGQPGKNITVTPRGTMNGYSIYDVTLPTLGANDVIVNYGASRQSVLQYYAIQPVEALIASRSNFITTKQQARTTRGYNGAFLQWSMSTHKLITWDDYPGGGWKEWMAGGSDDLGLAPAAFVSEKNVTAPIQSQVSAVDYYITNFLHGYLQSKTANGQRTYEVYRWYDGQDGTPRDQGVWRVYNYVHIANTYYNMYRVAKSYPTMRTTFTAAQYLDMSYRTLEAMFTKIPANNPLGDSANTHGLMGESTYPEILAALRTEGQTASATRLESFIRVKRDRMFAQAYPFASEMSIDTTGFETTYTLAKMYGNTAMANKAMSASMASRGTQPLWYFYGSDNRHMGESWWNLGYETQLGAWQQQDYMLTYGGTSGPEFSQVMRVTNGAYVAGWANINSGQISSNSADIGAASWQYQSEKGTSEYSHIPNLNGWWAWSGEADLGFWGGIRTASVNIVNDSIVGLYGYGGDVALANGYYTVTPKDGVRSRLTMYNKNKFTVEIQKARYTRAVVADSLTDIRITLQNVTASTYAPRITFRNLPTGTYQVSVPGAATRQLTTNGSSVTFDLTSLTGTGQVLSVVKI, from the coding sequence GTGCCGATCACGCGTCGAAGGAAAAGGGCACATTCCATGGGCCTCGGCGGTCCGCCTGCGCGAACCGGGCGACCGCAGCTCGTTGTGTCCGTAGTTGTTTCGATTGCGGCGACCCTGATAGTGGTAGCTCCGGCGCAGCCAGCGGCGGCCGCGACGTTGAGCCTGTCATCCGGAAGCTTCAACGTTCAGGTGGAGAGCACCACGGGTGGTGTCTACCAGCTGTCCAACCCGTCCGATCCGTTCCGGACGAACTACGTCATCAACCCGACGTCGCGACCAGCGTTCAACATCAACGACTCTCGGTGGCTGGGAGACATGGTGTTCAGCGCCAGAAAGGGCGCCGCCACGACCTCCACCTCGATGAACACGGCCCTGTCCGACGACATCCGCACCGTGACGAGCGGCACCAACAACATCACGGTGGCGTACTCCGGCACCGCGGCGCACACCAATGGCATCAACGGTTTCGGCCTCACCGAGTCTTACTCCCTGGGCGGCACCTCGAACAGCCAGCTGAACTGGACGATCAGGATCCGGAACACATCCACCACCCCAATCGAGTTCCGAGACATCGGCTTTCCGCTCCTGATGGACGGATACTGGAAGAGCAACGACCAGACCGCGATCTACGAGCAGAACGTCGGACGTCACTCATTCGTTGCCGACGACGGCTCGTACATCTACTGGCAGCGCCCGAACGGCATCGGCCCCTTCCTGGTGATGACTCCACAAGACGGGACGTCGCTGGAATTCAAGGACAAGGCCAGGGCAGGCGAGGGCCCGTTCGGCGAGTCCGACCCTGCATGGGAAGGTCTGGTGGAGTACTTCATCCACTCCAAGGATATTTCCGTGGCCCGGTCGACGAAGTCGGCCGCGTACCTGCCATCCACGTCGCTGACGCTGGCGGCTGGTGCGGAGAAAACCTACGGCTTCACGTTCCAGTGGGCCTCGAACTACGCAGACCTGCAAAACGTGCTGTACAACGCCGGGGTGGTGGACGCGGTCTCGCTGCCCGGCATGGTTGTGCCCACCGACACCAAGGCGAGGCTCGCCGTGCGGGCCAGGGCCGGCATCACCAGCGTCGTGGGACAGCCCGGCAAGAACATCACCGTGACCCCGCGTGGAACGATGAACGGATACTCGATCTACGACGTCACCCTGCCAACGCTCGGCGCCAACGACGTCATCGTCAACTACGGCGCGAGCAGGCAGTCGGTCCTGCAGTACTACGCGATACAGCCGGTCGAGGCGCTGATCGCCTCGCGCAGCAACTTCATCACCACGAAGCAGCAGGCGAGAACCACCCGTGGTTACAACGGTGCGTTCCTGCAATGGAGTATGAGCACCCACAAGCTGATCACCTGGGACGACTACCCGGGCGGCGGGTGGAAGGAATGGATGGCCGGCGGCTCAGACGACCTCGGTCTAGCACCCGCGGCCTTCGTCTCGGAGAAGAACGTCACGGCACCGATACAAAGCCAGGTTTCGGCCGTCGACTACTACATCACCAACTTCCTCCACGGCTATCTGCAGTCCAAGACCGCGAACGGCCAACGTACCTACGAGGTCTATCGCTGGTACGACGGGCAGGACGGCACACCCCGGGACCAAGGGGTCTGGCGCGTCTACAACTACGTACACATTGCGAACACCTACTACAACATGTACCGGGTCGCCAAGTCCTACCCGACGATGCGGACCACTTTCACGGCAGCTCAGTACCTCGACATGAGCTACCGGACACTGGAAGCGATGTTTACCAAGATTCCGGCGAACAACCCGCTCGGCGACTCCGCGAACACCCATGGCTTGATGGGCGAGTCGACGTACCCGGAAATTCTGGCCGCCCTGCGGACCGAAGGTCAGACTGCCAGCGCGACGCGGCTGGAGAGCTTCATCAGGGTCAAGCGCGACCGGATGTTCGCGCAGGCGTACCCGTTCGCCTCGGAGATGAGCATCGACACGACGGGCTTTGAGACCACGTACACGCTGGCGAAGATGTACGGCAACACCGCAATGGCCAACAAGGCCATGTCAGCGTCGATGGCCAGCCGCGGCACCCAACCGTTGTGGTACTTCTACGGCTCGGACAACCGGCACATGGGTGAGTCCTGGTGGAATCTCGGCTACGAGACCCAACTGGGCGCCTGGCAGCAGCAGGATTACATGCTCACCTACGGCGGCACCAGCGGCCCGGAGTTCAGCCAGGTCATGAGGGTGACGAACGGGGCATACGTGGCCGGCTGGGCGAACATCAACTCCGGTCAGATCAGCTCCAATTCGGCCGACATCGGTGCCGCCTCCTGGCAGTACCAGAGCGAGAAAGGCACGTCCGAATACAGCCACATTCCCAACCTCAACGGCTGGTGGGCATGGTCGGGCGAGGCGGACCTCGGCTTCTGGGGCGGGATTCGGACGGCATCGGTCAACATCGTCAACGACAGCATCGTGGGCCTGTACGGCTACGGTGGCGATGTTGCCTTGGCCAACGGCTACTACACCGTCACGCCGAAGGACGGAGTCCGCTCGCGGCTGACGATGTACAACAAGAACAAATTCACCGTGGAGATCCAAAAGGCGCGATACACCCGAGCGGTGGTCGCGGACTCGCTCACCGACATCCGGATAACACTGCAGAACGTGACGGCCAGCACCTACGCCCCGCGGATCACCTTTCGCAACCTGCCGACCGGCACCTACCAGGTGTCGGTGCCCGGCGCCGCGACCAGACAGCTCACCACCAACGGCAGCAGCGTCACCTTCGATCTGACCAGCCTCACCGGCACGGGACAGGTGCTGAGCGTGGTGAAGATCTAG
- a CDS encoding family 16 glycosylhydrolase yields MKIAISDNRRLRRLAVLCVLLASVALVSGRTAEPAQAAEVPPNPLEKPGWILDRHDEFNGSLDTNLWITRYLESRTTETRSRAWYGFRNNALVLRIDNNQPTYYTDNPMKVSSIQTGQRTGLHKTSPQNHTIPTLMKYTPRYGYFEIRAKTSARSGLHAAFWTVGRQDTASQNSEIDIMEDPGPNSGSFLFNLHKWSDPNVAESSNTINTGFNINTEMHIYALEWSPTQVKLYVDNVLKKTINSSPAYNMVFLLSIYENAGWTGTVDPSDTRPKEFVIDYFRAYRR; encoded by the coding sequence ATGAAGATCGCAATCTCGGACAACAGACGCCTGCGACGACTCGCCGTCCTGTGCGTCCTCCTGGCCTCGGTGGCGCTCGTCTCCGGACGCACCGCCGAACCGGCCCAAGCGGCCGAGGTACCCCCGAACCCCCTGGAGAAGCCCGGCTGGATCCTCGACCGCCACGACGAGTTCAACGGCAGCCTCGACACCAACCTGTGGATCACCAGATACCTGGAGTCGAGGACCACCGAAACCCGGTCCCGGGCCTGGTACGGCTTCCGCAACAACGCGCTCGTGCTGCGCATCGACAACAACCAGCCGACGTACTACACCGACAACCCGATGAAGGTCTCCAGCATCCAGACCGGCCAGAGGACCGGCCTGCACAAGACTTCCCCGCAGAACCACACGATACCGACGCTCATGAAGTACACACCCAGGTACGGCTACTTCGAGATCCGCGCCAAAACCTCCGCCAGAAGCGGCCTGCACGCCGCGTTCTGGACGGTCGGTCGACAGGACACGGCGAGCCAGAACAGCGAGATCGACATCATGGAGGACCCCGGACCCAACTCCGGCAGCTTCCTGTTCAACCTGCACAAGTGGTCCGACCCGAACGTCGCCGAGTCCAGCAACACCATCAACACCGGCTTCAACATCAACACCGAGATGCACATCTACGCGCTGGAGTGGTCACCCACCCAGGTCAAGCTGTACGTGGACAACGTGCTCAAGAAGACCATCAACTCCTCGCCCGCCTACAACATGGTGTTCCTGCTGAGCATCTACGAGAACGCCGGCTGGACCGGAACCGTGGACCCCTCCGACACACGCCCGAAGGAGTTCGTCATCGACTACTTCCGCGCCTACCGCCGATAG
- a CDS encoding LacI family DNA-binding transcriptional regulator, with amino-acid sequence MDGAAGRRGRRKSGPTLHDVAREAGVSVATASRAFNGSSTRNVKPEYISRVLAAAERVGYQPHLSAQAIALGSTRTAALVVSDVDDPYFSSIAAGVIAAAQAQRLIPTVAVADRSPERELQIVRTLRGQRPRVIIIAGSRIEGSRTDGGLTEELEAYQAAGGRVVLVSQEGLPFPTVAIDNGGGACALAQALVGRGYRRFGVLCGPRVIRTSRDRCAGFLAGLAALDVPEPVVVETGFARVGGYDATRELLADGPLAVDCLVAMNDVMAIGAMTAIRDAGLVPGRDVGVAGFDDISWCVDLDPALSTVAVPLHQIGVTAMQLALDDDRSARVLPVPTSVVLRDSTPPR; translated from the coding sequence ATGGACGGGGCGGCGGGCCGGCGGGGCAGGCGCAAGAGCGGGCCGACGTTGCACGATGTCGCCCGCGAGGCGGGGGTGTCGGTCGCCACGGCGTCGCGGGCGTTCAACGGCAGCAGCACCCGCAACGTCAAGCCGGAGTACATCTCCCGGGTGTTGGCCGCCGCCGAGCGGGTCGGCTACCAGCCGCATTTGTCCGCGCAGGCGATTGCGCTGGGTTCGACGCGGACGGCGGCGTTGGTGGTCAGTGACGTCGACGATCCGTACTTCTCGTCGATCGCGGCCGGTGTGATCGCGGCGGCGCAGGCGCAGCGGCTGATCCCGACGGTCGCGGTTGCGGACCGTTCCCCGGAACGTGAGCTGCAGATCGTGCGGACGCTTCGGGGACAGCGCCCCCGGGTGATCATCATCGCGGGCAGCCGCATAGAGGGCTCAAGGACGGACGGCGGGCTCACCGAGGAGTTGGAGGCCTACCAGGCGGCCGGCGGTCGGGTGGTCCTGGTCAGTCAGGAAGGGTTGCCGTTCCCGACCGTCGCGATCGACAACGGCGGTGGGGCCTGCGCTCTGGCGCAGGCGCTGGTCGGCCGAGGCTACCGCCGGTTCGGGGTGTTGTGCGGGCCGCGGGTGATCCGTACCTCGCGGGACCGGTGTGCCGGGTTTCTGGCCGGGCTGGCTGCGCTCGACGTACCGGAACCGGTGGTCGTGGAGACCGGATTCGCCCGTGTCGGTGGGTACGACGCGACGCGGGAGCTGCTGGCTGACGGCCCCCTCGCGGTCGACTGCCTCGTGGCGATGAACGACGTGATGGCGATCGGCGCCATGACGGCGATCCGGGACGCGGGACTCGTCCCCGGTCGCGACGTGGGGGTCGCCGGGTTCGATGACATCAGCTGGTGCGTCGACCTCGATCCGGCGCTGAGTACGGTCGCCGTCCCGCTGCACCAGATCGGCGTCACCGCGATGCAACTCGCGCTCGACGACGACCGCAGCGCACGCGTCCTGCCGGTCCCGACGAGCGTGGTCCTGCGGGACAGCACCCCGCCACGCTGA
- a CDS encoding LacI family DNA-binding transcriptional regulator, producing the protein MAAAAGVSLSTASRVLNGSTRTVAPEYAEKVLAAAAALRYTADASARAMRRASDSIALVADDLTTASISLVLAAMEREARSVDAFVTVASTGGTPSRQLETVRLMCAMRPRALVLTSSRLDTDLLQGRLLRELLAYQRDGGRVVIFGDTDMPFDAISVDNRASAAPVGSYLAKAGHRRVTIVAGAADRANVSDRAVGFTDGLIAGGVDSDDIRLVHCDVSREGGFAAVAGLLAHGPLDTQALVCANDAIAIGAMSALRAAGLRVPDEVSVTGFDDIPLATDVTPRLTTVAVPLARIGQDAIRLALGDHDEPRRTTEHGALVLRDSTRSRV; encoded by the coding sequence GTGGCGGCCGCCGCTGGCGTGTCACTGTCCACCGCATCCCGGGTCTTGAACGGGAGTACCCGCACGGTCGCCCCCGAGTACGCCGAGAAGGTCCTCGCCGCGGCCGCCGCGCTGCGTTATACCGCCGATGCGTCGGCCCGCGCGATGCGCCGGGCCAGCGACTCGATCGCTCTGGTCGCAGACGACCTGACCACCGCCTCTATCAGCCTGGTACTGGCCGCGATGGAGCGGGAGGCCCGCAGCGTGGACGCGTTCGTCACGGTCGCCTCGACCGGGGGCACCCCGTCGCGGCAACTGGAGACGGTGCGGCTGATGTGCGCGATGCGCCCCCGCGCGCTGGTGCTCACCTCGAGCCGGCTCGACACGGACCTGCTGCAGGGTCGGCTGCTGCGCGAGCTGCTGGCCTACCAGCGCGACGGGGGCCGGGTGGTCATCTTCGGCGACACCGACATGCCGTTCGACGCGATCAGCGTGGACAACCGGGCCAGCGCGGCGCCGGTCGGCAGCTACTTGGCGAAGGCCGGTCACCGCCGGGTGACGATCGTGGCCGGTGCCGCCGACCGGGCCAACGTCAGCGACCGTGCGGTCGGCTTCACCGACGGACTGATCGCCGGCGGCGTCGACAGCGACGACATCCGGCTGGTGCACTGCGACGTGAGCCGGGAGGGAGGCTTCGCGGCGGTCGCGGGACTGCTTGCCCACGGGCCCCTCGACACCCAGGCACTGGTCTGTGCCAACGACGCGATCGCCATCGGCGCGATGTCCGCGTTGCGCGCCGCCGGCCTCCGGGTGCCGGACGAGGTGTCGGTGACCGGCTTCGACGACATTCCGCTGGCCACCGACGTGACGCCCCGGCTGACCACTGTGGCGGTCCCGCTGGCCCGTATCGGCCAGGACGCCATCCGCCTCGCACTCGGCGACCACGACGAACCTCGCCGAACGACCGAACACGGCGCGCTCGTCCTGCGAGACAGCACCCGCTCACGCGTCTGA
- a CDS encoding carbohydrate ABC transporter permease, with amino-acid sequence MSALGELRTIRGSTRGSPRKKDNRTALVFLLPWFGGLFLITLGPVAASLLLGFTDYNLIQPPEFNGVDNFTRMLSDERLHHALRVTFVYVVVSVPVQLACALGLAMLLDRGLRGLAFYRSAFYLPSLLGSSVAIAVLWRQIFGANGLVNQLLDLVGIQGRGWISDPSTALSTLIVLNVWTFGAPMIIFLAGLRQIPVMYYEAAQTDGATKWHQFWRITLPLLSPIIFFNLVLQIIHAFQSFTQAFVVSGGSGGPSDSTLFYTLYLYQRGFNNFDMGYASALAWLLLVIIAAFTAINFWAAKYWVFYDD; translated from the coding sequence ATGAGCGCGCTCGGCGAACTGCGGACCATCCGGGGAAGCACCCGCGGCTCACCCCGTAAAAAGGACAACCGAACAGCGTTGGTGTTCCTGCTGCCGTGGTTCGGCGGGCTGTTCCTGATCACCTTGGGGCCGGTGGCAGCGTCGCTGCTGCTGGGTTTCACCGACTACAACCTGATCCAGCCGCCGGAGTTCAACGGTGTGGACAACTTCACCCGGATGCTGTCCGACGAGCGGCTGCACCACGCACTGCGGGTGACGTTCGTGTACGTGGTGGTCTCGGTGCCGGTCCAGCTGGCCTGCGCGCTGGGGCTGGCGATGCTGCTGGACCGAGGACTGCGCGGGCTGGCGTTCTACCGGTCGGCGTTCTACCTGCCCTCGCTGCTCGGCTCCAGCGTCGCGATCGCGGTGCTGTGGCGGCAGATCTTCGGCGCCAACGGTCTGGTCAACCAACTGCTCGACCTGGTCGGCATCCAAGGTCGGGGCTGGATCTCCGACCCCAGCACGGCGTTGTCGACACTGATCGTGCTGAACGTGTGGACGTTCGGCGCCCCGATGATCATCTTCCTGGCCGGGCTACGGCAGATCCCGGTGATGTACTACGAGGCCGCGCAGACCGACGGCGCCACCAAATGGCACCAGTTCTGGCGGATCACACTGCCGCTGCTGTCACCGATCATCTTCTTCAACCTGGTCCTGCAGATCATCCACGCCTTCCAGTCGTTCACTCAGGCGTTCGTCGTCTCCGGCGGCAGCGGCGGTCCGTCGGACTCGACGCTGTTCTACACGCTCTATCTGTACCAGCGCGGGTTCAACAACTTCGACATGGGTTACGCGTCGGCGCTTGCCTGGCTACTGCTGGTGATCATCGCCGCCTTCACCGCAATCAACTTCTGGGCCGCCAAGTATTGGGTCTTCTACGATGACTGA
- a CDS encoding carbohydrate ABC transporter permease — protein sequence MTDTLPAVERAEPVMLANPTPYRRRRSPLRLVRTAVKHLGLILLALVMLYPVLWMVVSSLRPNDEIFRSPGLVLDGLHTQNYGEGWDALASPFGHYLLNSAIVVLGCIIGNLVSCSMAAYAFARLEFTGKRLWFALMLGTIMLPIHVIIVPQYILFSQLDWINTFLPLIVPKLLATDAFFVFLMVQFIRGLPRQLDEAARIDGCGHGRIFWQIILPLMKPALATTVIFTFIWTWNDFFSQLIYLTDPQMYTVPVALRSFVDSTVNTSWGSMFAMSVVSLVPVFLAFLLGQRYLVKGIATTGGK from the coding sequence ATGACTGACACCTTGCCCGCAGTGGAGCGGGCCGAGCCGGTGATGCTAGCCAACCCGACGCCGTACCGGCGCCGCCGGTCTCCTTTGCGCCTCGTGCGGACCGCCGTCAAACATCTCGGGCTGATCCTGCTCGCGCTGGTGATGCTCTACCCGGTGCTGTGGATGGTGGTCAGTTCGCTGCGGCCCAACGACGAGATTTTCCGCAGTCCCGGCCTGGTGCTGGACGGCCTGCACACGCAGAACTACGGCGAGGGGTGGGACGCGCTCGCCTCACCGTTCGGGCACTACCTGCTCAACTCGGCGATCGTGGTGCTGGGCTGCATCATCGGCAACCTGGTGTCCTGCTCGATGGCCGCCTACGCGTTCGCCCGACTGGAGTTCACCGGCAAGCGCCTGTGGTTCGCCCTCATGCTCGGCACGATCATGCTGCCGATCCACGTGATCATCGTGCCGCAGTACATCCTGTTCTCCCAGCTGGACTGGATCAACACGTTCCTGCCGCTGATCGTGCCGAAGCTGCTGGCCACCGACGCGTTCTTCGTCTTCCTCATGGTGCAGTTCATCCGCGGCCTGCCGCGGCAACTCGACGAGGCGGCCCGGATCGACGGCTGCGGCCACGGGCGGATCTTCTGGCAGATCATCCTGCCGCTGATGAAGCCGGCGCTGGCCACCACGGTGATCTTCACGTTCATCTGGACCTGGAACGACTTCTTCAGCCAGCTCATCTATCTCACCGATCCGCAGATGTACACGGTGCCGGTGGCGCTGCGGTCGTTTGTCGATTCCACCGTCAACACGTCCTGGGGCTCCATGTTCGCGATGAGCGTCGTGTCGCTCGTACCGGTCTTCCTGGCCTTCCTGCTCGGCCAGCGCTACCTGGTCAAGGGCATCGCCACCACCGGAGGCAAGTAG
- a CDS encoding ABC transporter substrate-binding protein, translating to MRIFRTRRAFGAVALALAGALTLSACGGGSDAGQELSDEAVTLRFTWWGSDARHQRTQQVIELFQKEHPNITVKGEFKDWNGYWESLATTVAANDAPDIIQMDELYLASYAERGALLDLGTATKHLTTGDFDKEALATGQVDGKQYGLPVGLSAYAMVVNTDLLAQYKVTPPDDNSWNWADLKSIGEQISKASGGKVTGVQAFGFDAGSLNIWARQNGASLYDSKGDVAIPPAVLASFWSYLLDLTKSGAAPEASVTIERASASLDQSGTATNASAFGTWWNTQLTSLAAASGSKLQLLKMPGEATAGSPGSYYKPSMFWSVSSRSKHPAEAALFVDFLANNDAAAKVMLTDRGVPANTKIRATITPQLEETDKAAVAYLDALKVGPAPRVTPNGASSVETILKRHTEDVLFGRATPDQAAAAFIKELQAEIDGA from the coding sequence ATGCGTATCTTTCGAACGCGCCGCGCCTTTGGCGCGGTGGCGCTGGCCCTGGCCGGCGCGCTGACCCTGTCAGCCTGCGGCGGCGGCTCCGACGCCGGCCAGGAGCTGTCCGACGAGGCGGTCACCTTGCGGTTCACCTGGTGGGGCTCGGACGCCCGCCATCAGCGCACCCAGCAGGTGATCGAACTGTTCCAGAAGGAACACCCGAACATCACCGTGAAGGGCGAGTTCAAGGACTGGAACGGCTACTGGGAGAGCCTGGCCACCACGGTCGCCGCCAACGACGCCCCGGACATCATCCAGATGGACGAGCTCTATCTGGCCTCCTACGCGGAACGCGGCGCACTGCTCGACCTGGGCACCGCCACCAAACACCTCACGACCGGTGACTTCGACAAAGAGGCGCTCGCCACCGGGCAGGTCGACGGCAAGCAGTACGGGCTGCCGGTCGGGCTGTCCGCATACGCGATGGTGGTCAACACCGACCTGCTCGCCCAGTACAAGGTGACGCCGCCGGACGACAACAGCTGGAACTGGGCCGACCTCAAGAGCATCGGCGAGCAGATCTCCAAGGCCAGCGGCGGCAAGGTGACCGGCGTGCAGGCGTTCGGATTCGACGCCGGCAGCCTCAACATCTGGGCCCGGCAGAACGGCGCCTCCCTCTACGACAGCAAGGGTGACGTCGCCATCCCACCGGCGGTGCTGGCCAGCTTCTGGTCGTACCTGCTGGATCTCACCAAGTCCGGCGCCGCGCCGGAAGCCTCGGTCACGATCGAGCGGGCCAGCGCCAGCCTGGACCAGTCCGGTACCGCGACCAACGCCTCGGCGTTCGGCACCTGGTGGAACACTCAGCTCACCTCGCTGGCCGCGGCCAGCGGGTCGAAACTGCAACTGCTGAAAATGCCGGGCGAGGCGACCGCCGGCTCCCCAGGCTCGTACTACAAACCGTCGATGTTCTGGTCCGTCTCGTCGCGGTCGAAGCACCCGGCCGAGGCAGCCCTGTTCGTCGACTTCCTGGCCAACAACGACGCGGCCGCCAAGGTAATGCTGACCGACCGGGGCGTGCCGGCTAACACCAAGATCCGCGCAACGATCACCCCGCAACTTGAGGAGACGGACAAGGCCGCCGTCGCCTACCTGGACGCGTTGAAGGTCGGACCGGCGCCGCGGGTGACGCCGAATGGGGCCAGCAGCGTCGAGACGATCCTCAAGCGGCACACCGAGGACGTCCTGTTCGGACGCGCCACCCCGGACCAGGCCGCAGCCGCGTTCATCAAGGAACTGCAAGCCGAAATCGACGGCGCATAA